In Staphylococcus saccharolyticus, one genomic interval encodes:
- the pfkA gene encoding 6-phosphofructokinase, with the protein MKKIAVLTSGGDSPGMNAAVRAVVRTAIYNNIEVYGIYHGYQGLLDDDIHKLELGSVGDTIQRGGTFLFSARCSQFKEGDVRKKGIENLRKRGIEGLVVIGGDGSYRGAQRISEECKEIQTIGIPGTIDNDINGTDFTIGFDTALNTIIESVDKIRDTASSHARTFIVEVMGRDCGDLALWAGLSVGAETIVLPEVQTDIKDVAEKIEQGIKRGKKHSIVMVAEGCMSGQECADELMKYINIDTRVSVLGHIQRGGSPSGADRVLASRLGGYAVELLKQGETAKGVGIKNNRLTSTPFDEIFGESDHQFNANIYQLAKELSI; encoded by the coding sequence ATGAAAAAGATTGCAGTTTTAACTAGCGGAGGAGATTCTCCGGGTATGAATGCTGCTGTTCGTGCAGTAGTTCGTACAGCAATTTACAACAATATTGAGGTTTATGGGATATATCACGGTTACCAAGGTTTACTTGATGATGACATTCATAAACTTGAATTAGGATCAGTGGGAGACACGATTCAACGGGGGGGTACTTTCCTTTTCTCAGCAAGGTGCTCTCAGTTTAAAGAAGGGGATGTACGTAAGAAAGGAATAGAAAATTTACGCAAGAGAGGTATTGAAGGCCTAGTTGTTATTGGTGGAGATGGTAGTTATCGAGGTGCGCAACGAATTAGTGAAGAATGTAAAGAGATACAAACGATTGGTATCCCAGGTACGATAGATAATGATATTAATGGCACTGATTTTACTATCGGCTTCGATACTGCACTTAATACTATTATTGAATCAGTAGATAAGATTAGAGATACTGCATCAAGTCACGCTAGAACGTTTATTGTAGAAGTGATGGGTCGTGACTGTGGAGATTTAGCTTTATGGGCTGGCTTATCTGTTGGTGCAGAAACTATTGTATTACCTGAAGTACAAACTGACATCAAAGATGTTGCAGAAAAAATTGAACAAGGTATTAAAAGAGGTAAGAAACATTCTATCGTTATGGTTGCTGAAGGTTGTATGAGTGGCCAAGAATGTGCTGATGAACTCATGAAGTATATTAATATTGATACTAGAGTTTCAGTTTTAGGTCATATTCAACGCGGAGGAAGTCCATCAGGTGCTGACCGTGTTCTAGCCTCACGTTTAGGTGGCTATGCGGTAGAGTTATTGAAACAGGGTGAAACAGCAAAAGGCGTAGGTATTAAGAATAATCGATTAACATCTACACCATTTGATGAAATATTTGGAGAAAGCGATCATCAATTTAATGCTAATATCTATCAATTAGCCAAAGAATTATCAATTTAA
- the pyk gene encoding pyruvate kinase: MRKTKIVCTIGPASESEEMLEKLMNAGMNVARLNFSHGSHEEHKARIDTIRKVAKRLNKTIGLLLDTKGPEIRTHNMKDGVIVLEKGKEVTVSVNEVEGTPGKFSITYENLINDVNVGSYILLDDGLVELQVKEIDKDKGEVKCDILNTGELKNKKGVNLPGVKVNLPGITDKDADDIRFGIKENVDFIAASFVRRPSDVLDIRQILEEEKAEISVFPKIENQEGIDNIEEILEVSDGLMVARGDMGVEIPPEQVPMVQKDLIRKCNKLGKPVITATQMLDSMQRNPRATRAEASDVANAIYDGTDAVMLSGETAAGQYPEEAVKTMRNIAVSSEAAQDYKKLLNDRTKLVETSLVNAIGVSVAHTALNLNVKAIVAATESGSTARTISKYRPHSDIIAVTPSDKTARQCAIVWGVNPVVKEGRKTTDALLNNAVATAVETGRVSNGDLIIITAGVPTGEKGTTNMMKIHLVGDEIARGQGVGRGSVVGHAIVADSSSDLEGKDLSDKVIITNSVDETLVPYVEKAIGLITEENGITSPSAIVGLEKGIPTVVGVEKATKDIKNDMLVTLDASQGKIFEGYANVL; the protein is encoded by the coding sequence ATGAGAAAGACTAAAATCGTATGTACAATTGGACCAGCTTCAGAATCAGAGGAAATGCTTGAGAAATTAATGAATGCAGGTATGAACGTTGCACGTTTAAACTTTTCTCATGGTAGTCATGAGGAACATAAAGCTAGAATCGATACGATTCGTAAAGTTGCAAAGCGTTTGAATAAAACAATTGGTCTGTTATTAGATACTAAAGGTCCAGAAATTCGTACACATAACATGAAAGATGGCGTTATTGTTTTAGAAAAGGGCAAAGAAGTTACCGTTAGTGTGAATGAAGTAGAAGGGACTCCTGGGAAATTCTCTATCACTTATGAAAACTTAATCAATGATGTTAATGTTGGTTCATATATTTTATTAGACGATGGATTAGTTGAACTTCAAGTTAAAGAAATTGATAAAGATAAAGGCGAAGTTAAATGTGATATTTTAAATACAGGAGAATTAAAAAATAAAAAAGGTGTTAACTTACCAGGCGTAAAAGTTAATTTACCAGGTATAACTGATAAAGATGCTGATGATATTCGCTTTGGTATTAAAGAAAACGTTGATTTTATTGCGGCAAGTTTTGTGAGACGTCCGAGTGATGTTTTAGATATTCGTCAAATTCTTGAAGAAGAAAAAGCTGAAATAAGTGTTTTCCCTAAAATTGAAAACCAAGAAGGTATCGACAATATTGAAGAAATCTTAGAGGTATCTGATGGTTTAATGGTTGCACGTGGCGATATGGGTGTTGAAATTCCACCTGAACAAGTACCAATGGTTCAAAAAGATTTAATTAGAAAATGTAATAAATTAGGCAAACCAGTCATTACAGCGACTCAAATGTTAGACTCTATGCAACGTAATCCTCGTGCTACTCGTGCAGAAGCTAGTGACGTAGCAAATGCAATTTATGATGGTACAGATGCAGTGATGTTATCCGGTGAAACAGCTGCTGGTCAATATCCGGAAGAAGCTGTTAAAACAATGAGAAATATTGCGGTTTCATCTGAAGCAGCTCAAGATTACAAAAAGTTATTAAACGATCGAACTAAATTAGTTGAGACTTCATTAGTTAATGCCATTGGTGTGTCAGTTGCTCACACTGCTCTTAATTTAAACGTTAAAGCTATTGTAGCAGCTACTGAAAGTGGTTCAACTGCACGTACAATCTCTAAATATCGTCCACATTCAGACATTATTGCTGTTACTCCTAGTGATAAGACAGCTCGACAATGTGCAATTGTATGGGGGGTTAACCCAGTCGTTAAGGAAGGACGTAAGACTACTGATGCGTTATTAAATAACGCTGTAGCAACTGCTGTTGAAACAGGTAGAGTTTCTAATGGTGACTTAATCATCATCACTGCAGGTGTTCCAACTGGTGAAAAAGGTACTACAAACATGATGAAAATACACTTAGTTGGTGATGAAATTGCACGTGGACAAGGTGTAGGAAGAGGTTCTGTAGTTGGCCATGCAATTGTGGCTGATAGTTCTAGCGATTTAGAGGGTAAAGATTTATCTGATAAAGTAATTATTACAAATTCTGTTGATGAAACATTAGTACCTTATGTTGAAAAAGCAATTGGCTTAATCACAGAAGAAAATGGGATTACATCACCAAGTGCCATTGTTGGTTTAGAAAAAGGTATACCAACTGTTGTTGGTGTAGAAAAAGCCACAAAAGATATTAAAAATGACATGTTAGTTACTTTAGATGCATCTCAAGGTAAAATCTTTGAAGGGTATGCTAACGTACTATAA
- a CDS encoding amino acid permease — MSENLQRELSNRHVQLIAIGGAIGTGLFLGAGQTIAMTGPSILLTYIIIGFMLFMFMRGLGEIIVQNTNFKSFADVTNTYIGPFAGFVTGWTYWLCWIITGMAEVTAVAKYVSFWFPEIPNWISALFCVLILMSFNLLSAKLFGELEFWFAIIKIVTIIALIVVGVVMILFAFKTPFGHTSLTNLYQHGIFPKGSSGFFMSFQMALFSFVGIEMIGVTAGETKDPEKTIPKAINSVPIRILIFYVGALAVIMSIIPWDKVDPDNSPFVKLFALIGVPFAAGIINFVVLTAAASSCNSGIFSNSRMLYGLSNQNQAPPTFGKTNKHGAPHKAIIASSALLLIAALLNYIFPDATLVFTYVTTISTVLFVVVWALIIIAYIKYIRRNPDLHKKATYKLPGGQYMAYLILIFFAFVFALLFINVDTRRAIYFTPVWFVILGIMYLKYKKVNQQTQ, encoded by the coding sequence ATGTCTGAGAATTTACAAAGAGAATTGAGCAATCGTCATGTTCAATTGATCGCCATCGGTGGTGCTATAGGAACGGGCTTATTCCTAGGTGCCGGACAAACAATTGCAATGACTGGTCCCTCAATATTGCTTACTTATATAATTATAGGGTTCATGTTATTCATGTTTATGCGTGGATTGGGAGAAATCATAGTTCAAAATACTAATTTCAAATCATTTGCTGATGTAACTAACACCTATATCGGTCCATTTGCAGGATTTGTAACTGGATGGACATATTGGTTATGTTGGATTATTACTGGTATGGCAGAAGTTACTGCCGTTGCAAAGTATGTAAGCTTCTGGTTTCCAGAAATACCAAATTGGATAAGTGCCTTATTCTGTGTACTTATTTTGATGTCTTTCAATTTATTAAGTGCGAAGCTATTTGGTGAATTAGAATTTTGGTTTGCCATTATAAAAATAGTTACAATCATCGCTTTAATTGTTGTTGGTGTTGTAATGATTTTATTTGCATTTAAAACACCATTTGGTCATACGAGCTTAACCAACTTATATCAACATGGTATCTTCCCTAAAGGGTCTTCAGGATTCTTTATGTCCTTCCAAATGGCATTATTTTCATTTGTAGGTATTGAAATGATTGGTGTTACTGCAGGAGAAACCAAAGATCCTGAAAAAACAATACCTAAAGCGATTAACAGTGTACCTATTAGAATTTTAATTTTTTATGTAGGTGCATTAGCTGTAATTATGTCAATTATTCCTTGGGATAAAGTAGATCCCGATAACAGTCCGTTTGTTAAACTATTTGCTTTAATTGGTGTACCTTTCGCGGCAGGAATAATTAACTTTGTCGTATTAACTGCAGCTGCATCATCATGTAACAGCGGTATTTTTTCAAATAGTAGAATGCTTTATGGACTTTCTAATCAGAATCAAGCTCCACCAACCTTTGGCAAAACCAATAAACACGGTGCTCCACATAAAGCAATTATCGCATCTTCTGCATTATTGCTAATTGCAGCATTACTTAATTACATTTTCCCTGATGCAACACTTGTATTTACGTATGTAACAACTATTTCTACTGTGTTATTTGTAGTTGTATGGGCATTAATTATTATCGCTTATATTAAATATATTAGAAGAAATCCAGACCTACATAAAAAAGCAACGTACAAGTTACCGGGTGGACAATACATGGCTTATCTAATTTTGATTTTCTTCGCATTTGTATTTGCATTATTATTTATTAATGTTGACACAAGAAGAGCTATTTATTTCACACCTGTATGGTTTGTTATCTTAGGTATTATGTACTTAAAGTATAAAAAGGTTAACCAACAAACTCAATAG
- a CDS encoding citrate synthase — protein sequence MAELQRGLEGVIAAETKISSIIDSQLTYAGYDIDDLAENAQFEEIIFLLWNYRLPNKDELSELKEKLFEYMTLNETVYKHFEEYVTDHLHPMTALRTSVSYIAHFDPDAEDESEENKYDRAIHIQAKIASLVTAFARVREGKEPLKPNSELSYASNFIYMLRGELPMDVEVEAFNKALILHADHELNASVFTARCAVSSLSDMYSGIVAAIGSLKGPLHGGANEQVMAMLKEIGSLDNVDSYLDERFANKDKVMGFGHRVYKDGDPRAKYLREMSRKITEETGQSELFEMSLAIEKRMKEEKGLIPNVDFFSATVYHSMNIPHDLFTPIFAVSRASGWIAHILEQYRDNRIMRPRAKYIGEKDRKYFPIEDR from the coding sequence ATGGCAGAATTACAAAGAGGTTTAGAAGGGGTTATTGCAGCTGAAACAAAAATCAGCTCAATAATAGATAGTCAATTGACATATGCGGGCTATGATATAGATGATCTCGCAGAAAATGCACAATTCGAAGAAATCATTTTTTTATTATGGAATTATAGACTTCCAAATAAAGATGAATTAAGCGAATTAAAAGAAAAATTATTTGAATATATGACACTTAATGAAACAGTTTATAAGCACTTTGAAGAGTACGTGACTGACCACCTTCATCCAATGACTGCACTACGTACGTCAGTATCTTATATTGCTCACTTTGATCCGGATGCAGAAGATGAATCTGAAGAGAATAAGTATGATAGAGCAATACATATACAAGCTAAAATCGCTTCTTTGGTAACGGCTTTCGCAAGAGTTAGAGAAGGTAAGGAACCTTTGAAACCTAATTCAGAGTTAAGTTACGCATCCAATTTTATATATATGTTAAGGGGGGAACTTCCAATGGATGTGGAAGTTGAAGCATTCAATAAAGCATTAATTTTACATGCTGATCATGAACTCAATGCGTCTGTATTTACGGCACGTTGTGCTGTTTCATCACTTTCTGACATGTATTCAGGCATAGTGGCAGCTATTGGTTCATTAAAAGGGCCTTTACACGGAGGGGCTAATGAGCAAGTGATGGCAATGTTAAAAGAAATTGGAAGCTTAGATAACGTAGATAGTTATTTAGACGAAAGATTTGCTAATAAAGATAAAGTAATGGGCTTTGGTCATCGTGTATATAAAGATGGAGATCCACGTGCTAAATACCTTAGAGAAATGAGTCGTAAGATTACTGAAGAAACTGGCCAAAGTGAATTATTTGAAATGTCACTAGCTATTGAGAAACGCATGAAAGAAGAAAAGGGTCTTATTCCAAATGTGGATTTCTTTAGTGCTACTGTTTATCATAGTATGAATATTCCGCATGATTTATTTACACCTATTTTTGCAGTTAGTCGTGCATCAGGGTGGATAGCTCATATTTTAGAGCAATATAGAGATAATAGAATTATGAGACCAAGAGCGAAGTATATCGGTGAAAAAGATCGTAAATATTTTCCTATTGAAGATAGATAA
- the icd gene encoding NADP-dependent isocitrate dehydrogenase: MSAEKITQSKAGLNVPNEPIIPFIIGDGIGPDIWKTASRVIDVAVEKAYNGEKRIEWKEVLAGQKAYEETGEWLPQETLDTIKEYLIAVKGPLTTPIGGGIRSLNVALRQELDLFTCLRPVRWFKGVPSPVKRPEDVDIVIFRENTEDIYVGIEFKEGTSEVKKVIEFLQNEMRATNIRFPETSGIGIKPVSKEGTERLVRAAIQYAFDNNRKTVTLVHKGNIMKFTEGSFKQWGYDLAHNEFGDKVFTWQQYDEIVEKEGKEAANEAQSKAEQEGKIIIKDSIADIFLQQILTRPAEHDVVATMNLNGDYISDALAAQVGGIGIAPGANINYETGHAIFEATHGTAPKYAGLNKVNPSSEILSSVLMLEHLGWQEAADKITDSIEATIASKIVTYDFARLMDGAKEVSTSDFADELIKNMK; encoded by the coding sequence ATGTCAGCAGAAAAAATTACGCAAAGTAAAGCTGGGTTGAACGTACCTAACGAACCTATTATTCCATTTATTATTGGAGATGGAATTGGACCAGATATTTGGAAAACAGCCAGTCGTGTTATCGATGTAGCTGTTGAAAAAGCTTATAACGGTGAAAAACGTATTGAGTGGAAAGAAGTACTAGCTGGTCAGAAAGCTTATGAAGAAACTGGCGAATGGTTGCCTCAAGAAACATTAGATACTATTAAAGAATATTTAATTGCGGTTAAAGGTCCATTAACTACTCCTATTGGCGGAGGTATACGTTCGTTAAATGTAGCATTAAGACAAGAATTGGATTTATTTACATGCTTGCGTCCGGTACGTTGGTTTAAAGGTGTTCCTTCACCTGTTAAACGTCCTGAAGATGTTGATATAGTCATTTTCCGAGAAAATACTGAAGACATCTATGTTGGTATTGAATTTAAAGAAGGTACATCAGAAGTTAAAAAGGTCATTGAATTCTTACAAAATGAAATGAGAGCAACTAATATTCGTTTCCCTGAAACATCAGGTATTGGTATTAAACCCGTTTCTAAAGAGGGAACTGAACGTTTAGTTAGAGCCGCAATTCAATATGCTTTCGATAACAATCGTAAAACAGTTACTTTAGTACACAAAGGTAATATAATGAAATTCACTGAAGGATCATTTAAACAATGGGGTTACGATTTAGCTCATAATGAATTTGGTGATAAAGTATTCACATGGCAACAATATGATGAAATTGTAGAAAAAGAAGGAAAAGAAGCTGCTAATGAAGCTCAAAGTAAAGCTGAACAAGAAGGTAAAATTATCATTAAAGATTCAATTGCAGATATTTTCCTACAACAAATTTTAACTCGTCCTGCAGAACATGATGTTGTAGCTACAATGAATTTAAATGGTGACTATATTTCTGATGCACTAGCTGCACAAGTTGGTGGTATTGGCATTGCTCCAGGTGCAAATATTAACTATGAAACAGGTCATGCTATTTTTGAAGCAACGCATGGAACAGCACCAAAATATGCAGGGTTAAACAAAGTTAACCCTTCTTCAGAAATCTTAAGTTCTGTATTAATGTTAGAACACTTAGGTTGGCAAGAGGCCGCTGATAAAATAACAGATTCAATTGAAGCAACAATTGCTTCGAAAATCGTTACTTATGACTTTGCACGTTTAATGGACGGTGCTAAAGAAGTTTCAACTTCAGACTTTGCTGATGAACTTATCAAAAATATGAAATAG
- a CDS encoding response regulator transcription factor yields the protein MSQKVLVVDDEQSIVTLLKYNLETAGYIVEVAYDGEEALKKVEEEQPELIVLDVMLPKKDGIEVCKSIRSDKNLVPILMLTAKDDEFDRVLGLELGADDYMTKPFSPREVVARVKAILRRSKFVNEIKKEDTDEEDIIIGSIRIRPEFFEVYKDEELLELTPKEFELLLYLIERQGRVITREHMLNSVWNYEFAGDSRIVDVHISHLRDKLEENPKQPKLIKTVRGLGYKLERPKA from the coding sequence ATGTCACAAAAAGTATTAGTGGTTGATGATGAACAATCAATCGTGACCTTACTAAAATATAATTTAGAAACAGCTGGATACATTGTAGAAGTTGCGTATGATGGCGAAGAAGCATTAAAAAAAGTTGAAGAAGAACAACCTGAACTAATTGTATTAGATGTAATGTTACCTAAAAAAGATGGTATTGAGGTGTGTAAATCAATTCGATCTGATAAAAATTTAGTACCTATTTTAATGCTTACAGCAAAAGATGATGAGTTTGATCGAGTATTAGGACTTGAATTAGGTGCAGATGATTATATGACTAAACCTTTTTCGCCTAGAGAAGTGGTTGCAAGAGTTAAAGCAATTTTAAGACGTTCTAAGTTTGTAAATGAAATCAAAAAAGAAGATACTGATGAAGAAGATATTATTATTGGTTCCATTCGAATCCGTCCTGAATTTTTTGAAGTATATAAGGATGAAGAGTTACTAGAGTTAACACCTAAAGAATTCGAACTATTACTGTATCTTATAGAAAGACAAGGTAGAGTTATTACGAGAGAGCATATGTTGAATTCTGTGTGGAATTATGAATTTGCTGGAGATTCTCGTATTGTAGATGTTCACATCAGTCACTTAAGAGATAAATTGGAAGAGAATCCAAAACAACCTAAATTAATTAAAACTGTACGTGGTTTAGGTTATAAATTGGAGAGACCTAAAGCTTAA
- the pnpS gene encoding two-component system histidine kinase PnpS, translated as MLKFHHRLLLLISTITIISFIGLGAIIHNTIYQTLTHNQIKDLKNEAQNYVNLLNHNKGQEIKNIANTEKTVVVIKDEDKVVFSSGDRDKIDNRIDNEANPSDLINKETKIGMRYTFKEHINSKIVYISGINDEIINLQKEMWKYLSIIGVIVLFTVYLASRSINRTYIRPINEVTYATSLLADGYYHVRVPESNVKETRALFVTTNELARRLQKLYNSQKIQSNRLKTTLENIPSSVLMIDKHGEIVVANHAYYEVFSPEQKVENESYIGFIDDSIEKLIIESFRTEKVLYEQLEVDINNVHTKYFDVSCVPILSKSKKKLQGMVVVLHDITNIQKLENLRREFVANVSHELKTPITSIKGFAETLIEGAKNDEQSLDMFLNIILKESNRIESLVMDLLDLSHIEQQKEIETSYMNLSELAYNIINNLQTQAINKNIEIESEIEKDVIIEAHENKVAQVITNLLFNAINYSSEESKVIVRVYRQAKRVNLEIQDYGIGISKNDQKHIFERFYRVDKARSRDSGGTGLGLSITKHIVEAHNGRISVDSELCKGSTFKVTFNDK; from the coding sequence ATGCTAAAGTTTCATCATCGTTTATTATTATTAATTAGTACTATTACAATAATTAGTTTTATTGGTTTAGGTGCAATTATTCATAACACAATTTATCAAACTTTAACTCACAATCAAATCAAAGATTTAAAAAATGAAGCTCAAAATTATGTCAATCTTCTAAATCACAATAAAGGACAAGAAATTAAAAATATAGCTAATACTGAAAAAACTGTTGTAGTGATTAAAGATGAAGATAAAGTTGTTTTCTCTAGCGGTGATAGAGATAAAATTGACAATAGAATTGATAATGAAGCTAATCCTTCTGATTTAATAAATAAGGAAACTAAAATCGGTATGCGATATACCTTTAAAGAACATATCAATAGTAAGATCGTATACATAAGTGGAATTAATGATGAAATTATTAATCTACAAAAAGAAATGTGGAAATATTTATCTATTATAGGTGTTATCGTATTATTTACAGTTTACTTGGCAAGTAGAAGCATCAATCGTACTTATATTAGACCTATTAATGAAGTAACATATGCTACATCTCTTTTAGCGGATGGGTATTATCATGTTCGTGTACCTGAAAGTAATGTTAAAGAGACACGTGCGCTTTTTGTGACTACAAATGAGTTGGCAAGACGTTTGCAAAAGTTATATAACAGCCAAAAAATTCAATCTAATAGATTGAAAACAACGCTTGAAAATATTCCGAGTTCTGTGTTGATGATAGATAAACATGGAGAAATTGTTGTTGCAAATCATGCATATTATGAAGTGTTTAGTCCAGAGCAAAAGGTTGAGAATGAAAGTTATATTGGTTTTATAGATGATAGTATTGAAAAACTAATCATTGAAAGTTTTAGAACTGAAAAAGTGCTTTATGAACAACTAGAGGTTGATATTAATAATGTTCATACCAAATACTTTGATGTTTCTTGTGTGCCTATCTTATCTAAGTCTAAGAAAAAGTTACAGGGCATGGTAGTTGTATTACATGATATTACTAACATACAAAAATTGGAAAATCTTAGAAGAGAGTTTGTAGCAAATGTATCTCATGAATTAAAAACGCCAATTACTTCAATTAAAGGTTTCGCCGAAACGTTAATTGAAGGTGCTAAAAATGATGAACAATCTCTTGATATGTTCTTAAATATTATTTTAAAAGAATCTAATAGAATTGAATCTCTAGTTATGGATTTATTAGATTTATCACATATTGAACAACAAAAAGAAATAGAAACGAGCTATATGAATCTTTCAGAGTTGGCTTATAATATAATTAATAATTTACAGACACAAGCTATTAATAAAAATATTGAAATTGAGTCTGAAATAGAAAAAGATGTGATTATCGAAGCTCATGAGAATAAAGTAGCTCAAGTCATCACGAATTTATTATTTAATGCAATCAATTATTCTTCAGAAGAGAGTAAAGTTATTGTACGTGTGTATAGACAAGCGAAGAGAGTTAATTTAGAAATTCAGGATTATGGCATTGGTATTAGTAAGAATGATCAAAAACATATTTTTGAACGCTTTTACCGAGTTGATAAGGCAAGAAGTAGAGATTCTGGAGGTACTGGATTAGGTTTGTCTATTACAAAGCATATTGTTGAAGCTCATAATGGTCGTATAAGTGTTGATAGTGAACTATGTAAAGGTTCAACATTTAAAGTTACGTTTAATGATAAATAA